A genomic region of Rhodococcus pyridinivorans contains the following coding sequences:
- a CDS encoding O-acetyl-ADP-ribose deacetylase has protein sequence MTALDIAHGDITTIAVDAIVNAANSSLLGGGGVDGAIHRAGGPEILAACRELRATSLPDGLEPGRAVATTAGRLPARWVIHTVGPVWSAHEDRSGILRSAYHNSLLVAHDLGARTVSFPLVSAGVYGWPLDDAALQAVTTIRETQTGVETVVLVGFDNAAVDALRRAVSRAGSAQE, from the coding sequence GTGACCGCTCTCGACATCGCGCACGGCGACATCACCACCATCGCGGTGGATGCGATCGTCAACGCCGCGAACTCCTCCCTGCTCGGTGGCGGGGGAGTGGACGGTGCGATCCACCGGGCCGGAGGCCCGGAGATCCTCGCGGCCTGCCGCGAACTCCGCGCGACCTCGCTACCCGACGGACTCGAACCGGGCCGTGCAGTGGCGACAACCGCGGGGCGTCTCCCGGCGCGATGGGTGATCCACACCGTGGGCCCGGTGTGGTCGGCGCACGAGGACCGATCCGGGATCCTGCGTTCGGCGTACCACAACAGTCTGCTCGTCGCGCACGATCTCGGTGCCCGTACGGTGTCGTTCCCGCTCGTCTCGGCCGGCGTCTACGGCTGGCCGCTCGACGACGCCGCCCTGCAGGCCGTCACCACCATCCGGGAGACACAGACGGGCGTGGAGACCGTCGTACTCGTCGGCTTCGACAACGCCGCGGTCGACGCGCTCCGTCGCGCCGTGTCCCGGGCGGGATCGGCTCAGGAGTAA
- the malQ gene encoding 4-alpha-glucanotransferase, which yields MTSSAKLRELAGKHGITTTYTGWGGHDHDVSDETLRRVLAALDVPAGTDDEVVASLADFDDRPWRCMLPPALVVVEGDDRTFPVHVPHGDPVSVWVVAEDGAEVDVEQLDVWVDPRTVDGRLVGRATFAVPRLSLGWHVVHARSNDIEATAVLVVTPRRLSTADRLLEKKRWGLAAQIYSVRSRRSWGIGDFADLADLAAITAGYGGDFVLINPVHAAEPVPPHEPSPYLPSSRRFVDPLYLRIEDIPEVAYLPAKHRKELDEHAQRAAKANRKARRLDRDATFRAKLDVLERVYRVPLGPARRARYEAFCAEGGQALDDFALWCALYEKFGDRADRWASRAPSPDDPKVTRLRERLASRIDFHRRLQWLCDEQLANAQAASLAAGSDIGILHDLAVGVGPHGADAWTLGDALASGVTVGAPADDFNRNGQNWNQPPWRPDRLAELGYIPFRDVVRSALRHAGGVRADHILGLFRTWWVPEGMSPADGAYVRSDHEALVGILALEAHRAGAVVVGEDLGVFEEWVQEYLAERGIAGTSILWFERDEDSPRGPETYRTLCLTSVTTHDLAPTAGYLAGDHIRLRSELGLLEGDLDAELTDAAAERDSVLALAVERGLLDEGETDVDRQVEALHRLIAASPSALLGVSLADVTGERRSQNQPGTVDEYPNWRVPLADARGKVVLVEDLVDHDGFARLARAVSGDTSPVE from the coding sequence GTGACGTCCTCGGCGAAGCTGCGCGAACTGGCCGGAAAGCACGGCATCACCACCACCTACACGGGATGGGGGGGACACGACCACGATGTCTCCGACGAGACATTGCGGCGCGTACTCGCCGCGCTCGACGTCCCGGCCGGGACGGACGACGAGGTCGTGGCATCGCTCGCCGACTTCGACGACCGCCCGTGGCGCTGCATGCTCCCGCCCGCGCTCGTGGTCGTCGAGGGCGACGACCGGACGTTCCCGGTGCATGTGCCGCACGGCGACCCGGTGTCGGTGTGGGTCGTCGCCGAGGACGGGGCGGAGGTCGATGTCGAGCAACTCGACGTGTGGGTGGACCCGCGTACGGTCGACGGCCGGCTCGTGGGCCGCGCGACCTTCGCCGTTCCGCGGCTGTCCCTCGGCTGGCATGTCGTGCACGCCCGCAGCAACGACATCGAGGCCACCGCGGTCCTGGTCGTGACCCCGCGCCGGTTGTCGACCGCCGACCGACTGCTCGAGAAGAAGCGCTGGGGCCTTGCGGCCCAGATCTATTCGGTGCGCAGCCGCAGGTCGTGGGGCATCGGTGATTTCGCCGACCTGGCCGATCTGGCGGCGATCACGGCCGGTTACGGCGGCGACTTCGTCCTGATCAACCCCGTGCACGCGGCCGAGCCCGTGCCCCCGCACGAACCGTCGCCCTATCTGCCGTCGTCGCGGCGTTTCGTCGACCCGCTGTACCTGCGGATCGAGGATATCCCGGAGGTGGCCTACCTCCCCGCGAAACACCGCAAGGAACTCGACGAGCACGCGCAGCGCGCGGCGAAGGCGAACCGGAAGGCGCGGCGTCTCGACCGGGACGCGACCTTCCGCGCGAAACTCGACGTCCTCGAGCGCGTGTACCGGGTGCCGCTCGGCCCGGCCCGCCGCGCACGGTACGAGGCGTTCTGCGCCGAGGGCGGGCAGGCGCTCGACGACTTCGCGCTGTGGTGCGCGCTGTACGAGAAGTTCGGCGACCGCGCCGACCGGTGGGCGTCACGCGCTCCGAGCCCCGACGACCCGAAGGTCACCCGGTTGCGCGAGCGACTGGCCTCGCGGATCGACTTCCACCGCCGGCTGCAGTGGTTGTGCGACGAGCAGCTCGCGAACGCTCAGGCTGCTTCGCTTGCAGCAGGTTCCGATATCGGAATCCTGCACGACCTCGCAGTGGGTGTCGGTCCGCACGGCGCCGACGCCTGGACGCTGGGCGACGCGCTGGCGTCGGGCGTCACGGTGGGCGCCCCCGCCGACGACTTCAACCGCAACGGCCAGAACTGGAATCAGCCGCCGTGGCGGCCGGATCGTCTCGCGGAGCTGGGATACATCCCCTTCCGCGATGTGGTGCGCTCGGCGTTGCGGCACGCGGGTGGTGTCCGGGCCGATCACATCCTGGGACTGTTCCGCACCTGGTGGGTACCGGAGGGGATGTCGCCCGCCGACGGCGCGTACGTCCGCAGCGACCACGAGGCACTCGTCGGCATCCTGGCGCTCGAGGCGCATCGCGCCGGCGCCGTGGTCGTTGGTGAGGACCTCGGGGTCTTCGAGGAGTGGGTGCAGGAGTATCTCGCCGAGCGGGGGATCGCCGGGACGTCGATCCTGTGGTTCGAACGCGACGAGGACTCCCCACGCGGGCCGGAAACCTACCGCACCCTGTGCCTGACCTCGGTGACCACACACGACCTCGCGCCCACCGCGGGATACCTTGCGGGCGACCACATCCGGCTGCGGTCGGAGCTCGGCCTGCTCGAAGGCGACCTCGACGCCGAACTCACCGATGCGGCGGCCGAACGCGACTCGGTTCTGGCGCTCGCGGTCGAACGGGGTCTGCTCGACGAAGGCGAGACCGACGTCGATCGCCAGGTCGAGGCGCTGCACCGGCTGATCGCGGCGAGTCCGTCTGCGCTGCTGGGCGTTTCGCTGGCAGATGTGACCGGCGAGCGTCGCAGCCAGAACCAGCCGGGCACCGTCGACGAGTATCCGAACTGGCGGGTTCCGCTCGCCGATGCCCGCGGCAAGGTCGTGCTCGTCGAGGATCTCGTCGACCACGACGGATTCGCGCGACTGGCCCGGGCAGTCTCCGGAGACACCTCCCCGGTGGAGTGA
- a CDS encoding AMP-dependent synthetase/ligase: MREYSTPAPFTIGDDESVVHTVFTHAEKTPHRVMYSRPQGDDWVAVTAQQFADQVKAVAKGLIANGVQPGDRVALLSATRYEWSLFDYAIWTAGAVSVPIYDSSSTEQIRWILQDSGAVLAVVETARHEKLFVDMPDTLRRILQIEDGAVNTLAADGAEVDDAEITTRLAGIRSGGLASLVYTSGTTGRPKGCMLTHRNFLAEVRSILTSDIGIVAKPGNRGLTFLPLAHVLARAVSLALFEAGTAQAHWADFSTVSAQFARYSPNIILGVPRVFEKVRDAAAGKAAAGGPVKAAIFDFAERTAIAYSESLDHGGPTFTLKAKRALADKLVYSKLREAMGNECWYAISGGGALSARLGHFFRGVGVPIYEGYGLTETTAAHSVNTPGAQKIGTVGRPMGGNSARIADDGEIELRGMVVFDGYWRNDEATAGAFHDGWFRTGDLGSLDEDGYLSITGRKKDLIITAGGKNVSPGPIEDRMRSHTLVSQAVVVGDGRSFVTALVTVDPDVFENWKTENGKPSGATIADLRHDATLRDAMQTIVDDANTLVSHSEAIKKFAILDRDLTEESGELTPTLKIKRNVVTEHFAHEIDALYAK, encoded by the coding sequence GTGCGTGAGTACTCGACCCCGGCCCCGTTCACCATTGGTGACGACGAATCGGTCGTCCACACGGTGTTCACCCATGCGGAGAAGACTCCGCACCGCGTGATGTACTCCCGGCCGCAGGGTGACGACTGGGTCGCGGTCACTGCGCAGCAGTTCGCCGACCAAGTGAAGGCCGTCGCAAAGGGCCTGATCGCCAACGGTGTGCAGCCCGGCGATCGTGTCGCGCTGCTCTCGGCCACCCGCTACGAGTGGTCGCTGTTCGACTACGCGATCTGGACGGCCGGCGCGGTGTCGGTACCGATCTACGACTCCTCGTCCACCGAGCAGATTCGCTGGATCCTCCAGGACTCCGGGGCCGTCCTCGCTGTCGTCGAAACCGCGCGGCACGAGAAGCTCTTCGTCGACATGCCCGACACCCTCCGTCGCATCCTGCAGATCGAGGACGGCGCGGTGAACACGCTTGCGGCCGATGGTGCCGAGGTCGACGACGCCGAGATCACCACGCGTCTGGCCGGAATCCGTTCCGGCGGCCTGGCTTCCCTCGTCTACACCTCGGGAACCACCGGGCGACCCAAGGGCTGCATGCTCACCCACCGCAACTTCCTCGCCGAGGTCCGGTCCATCCTCACCTCGGACATCGGTATCGTCGCCAAGCCCGGCAACCGCGGCCTGACCTTCCTGCCCCTCGCGCACGTGCTGGCGCGCGCGGTGTCGCTCGCGCTCTTCGAAGCAGGCACGGCGCAGGCTCACTGGGCGGACTTCTCGACCGTCTCCGCGCAGTTCGCCCGGTACTCGCCGAACATCATCCTCGGTGTGCCGCGCGTCTTCGAGAAGGTGCGTGACGCGGCAGCGGGCAAGGCGGCGGCCGGCGGACCGGTCAAAGCGGCGATCTTCGATTTCGCCGAGCGCACCGCCATCGCCTACAGCGAATCGCTCGACCACGGCGGCCCCACCTTCACGTTGAAGGCCAAGCGCGCCCTCGCCGACAAGCTGGTCTACTCCAAGCTGCGCGAGGCCATGGGCAACGAGTGCTGGTACGCGATCTCCGGCGGCGGTGCCCTGAGTGCCCGTCTCGGTCACTTCTTCCGCGGCGTCGGCGTGCCGATCTACGAGGGCTACGGCCTCACCGAGACCACGGCCGCACACAGCGTGAACACGCCCGGTGCGCAGAAGATCGGCACCGTCGGGCGTCCCATGGGCGGGAACTCGGCGCGCATCGCGGATGACGGCGAGATCGAGCTGCGCGGCATGGTCGTCTTCGACGGCTACTGGCGCAACGACGAGGCCACTGCCGGTGCCTTCCACGACGGCTGGTTCCGCACCGGCGACCTCGGCTCGCTCGACGAGGACGGCTACCTGTCCATCACCGGGCGCAAGAAGGACCTCATCATCACCGCCGGCGGCAAGAACGTCTCACCCGGGCCGATCGAGGACCGCATGCGGTCGCACACCCTCGTCTCCCAGGCCGTCGTCGTCGGCGACGGACGCAGCTTCGTCACCGCTCTGGTGACCGTCGACCCGGACGTCTTCGAGAACTGGAAGACCGAGAACGGCAAGCCCAGCGGTGCGACGATCGCGGACCTGCGCCACGACGCCACGCTGCGGGACGCGATGCAGACCATCGTGGACGACGCCAACACCCTCGTCTCGCACAGCGAGGCGATCAAGAAGTTCGCCATTCTCGACCGCGATCTCACCGAGGAGTCCGGTGAGCTCACACCGACGCTGAAGATCAAGCGCAACGTTGTCACCGAGCATTTCGCCCACGAGATCGACGCTCTGTACGCGAAGTGA
- a CDS encoding MarR family winged helix-turn-helix transcriptional regulator: MQHNRQARRPSADGVARVYEEFVLLVRFLTSGARTQDSGLSLVQHSLLGFISRNPGCRATDISEVFGVHRSTVSRQLRHAVDAGWVEAGTGPARAGHPLRLTDHGATVLEGAVVRRLDDVRAGLEGWDENELERFVDLLRRFRAGIDSDDRTPDQNDGDCSA, from the coding sequence GTGCAACACAATCGGCAGGCCCGGCGGCCGTCTGCGGACGGCGTTGCCCGCGTATACGAGGAGTTCGTGCTTCTCGTGCGCTTCCTGACGTCCGGAGCACGAACGCAGGACAGCGGACTCTCGCTGGTCCAGCATTCGCTTCTCGGCTTCATCTCCCGAAATCCGGGCTGCCGCGCCACCGACATATCCGAGGTCTTCGGTGTCCACCGCTCGACCGTGTCGCGCCAACTGCGTCACGCCGTCGATGCGGGCTGGGTCGAGGCGGGGACGGGTCCGGCACGTGCCGGACATCCGCTCCGGCTCACCGACCACGGAGCGACAGTTCTCGAAGGTGCGGTCGTGCGTCGTCTCGACGACGTCCGCGCCGGCCTCGAGGGCTGGGACGAGAACGAACTCGAACGCTTCGTGGATCTCCTGCGCCGCTTCCGCGCAGGAATCGATTCCGACGACCGGACTCCCGACCAGAACGATGGAGATTGCAGTGCGTGA
- a CDS encoding DUF2397 domain-containing protein yields MGEHIGRDLFRHLVADEADEYLAVMDCFTDLLLADLSADDIAVSCARRGVALDIAVVDARCRSLVRWGNLALTSGGTDGGGSHRRSAPETASTEVRARYRPTPAGLRVHRETGRLLSTSDDVRGVARVSLRCVADGLARIEELLVDDGNVPDRDELAAHVTALFAHHRMFTDSVADFYSHLAEILSRLEHSGRPEHSSDRERAGAVDDHAETKNLLLDYVDVIGSDVERLAPLVAGRLDRIRPRLDSLLAALRESGLPNTVPGSPGRRRTDWDELAQWYAEDAGPRRVREAAAEALNRLLVRTRRIMASTPGFSHRADLLRLARWFTESSDEQGHRLFAATFGAFPSRHLLLGPDEPDPRVGAGTSWWRADPVVVPVSLRERGDHTSLGAVGRLPDSMPGRVRADELARRESRRRSDAVAELSAAGDLHGADLSAEARDVLLDVLAAALAGHLTTDGPVQVDDPDLGLSLTAEPGADTVVHSPDGDLTVHGFSLRTSVTASLDHSAAAP; encoded by the coding sequence ATGGGCGAACACATCGGTCGCGACCTGTTCCGTCATCTCGTCGCCGACGAAGCGGACGAGTACCTCGCGGTGATGGACTGCTTCACCGACCTCCTGCTCGCCGATCTGTCCGCCGACGATATCGCGGTCTCGTGTGCGCGGCGCGGGGTGGCGCTCGACATCGCGGTCGTCGATGCCCGGTGTCGCAGCCTGGTCCGGTGGGGCAATCTCGCACTCACCAGCGGCGGAACCGACGGTGGCGGCTCCCACCGGCGGAGCGCTCCCGAGACCGCCTCGACCGAGGTCCGTGCCCGATACCGGCCGACACCGGCCGGGCTGCGGGTGCACCGCGAGACCGGCAGGCTTCTCTCCACCTCCGACGACGTGCGCGGCGTGGCACGCGTGTCGCTCCGTTGTGTCGCGGACGGGCTCGCCCGCATCGAGGAGCTGCTGGTGGACGACGGGAACGTGCCCGATCGGGACGAGCTGGCCGCCCACGTCACCGCCCTGTTCGCGCACCACCGGATGTTCACCGACAGCGTCGCCGATTTCTATTCGCACCTCGCCGAGATCCTGAGCCGTCTCGAGCACTCCGGCCGTCCCGAACACTCATCCGATCGCGAACGCGCCGGGGCGGTCGACGATCACGCGGAGACCAAGAACCTGCTCCTCGACTACGTCGACGTCATCGGTTCGGACGTCGAGCGCCTCGCCCCTCTCGTCGCCGGCAGGCTCGACCGGATCAGGCCGCGTCTGGACTCCCTGCTCGCCGCGTTGCGCGAGTCCGGCCTGCCGAACACCGTGCCCGGGTCCCCCGGTCGCCGTCGCACCGACTGGGACGAACTGGCGCAGTGGTACGCCGAGGACGCCGGCCCGCGCCGCGTGCGCGAGGCAGCGGCGGAGGCGCTGAACCGGCTGCTCGTGCGCACTCGGCGGATCATGGCGAGCACGCCGGGCTTCTCGCACCGCGCAGATCTCCTGCGCCTGGCCCGGTGGTTCACCGAGTCCTCCGACGAGCAGGGCCACCGGTTGTTCGCCGCGACCTTCGGTGCCTTCCCGAGCCGGCACCTGCTGCTCGGCCCCGACGAGCCCGACCCGCGAGTGGGTGCAGGCACGTCGTGGTGGCGGGCCGATCCCGTCGTCGTGCCCGTGTCGTTGCGCGAACGCGGCGACCACACGTCCCTCGGGGCCGTCGGCCGACTCCCCGATTCGATGCCCGGCCGGGTCCGGGCCGACGAACTCGCCCGGCGAGAGTCGCGCCGCCGCTCCGACGCCGTCGCCGAACTGAGTGCGGCGGGCGACCTGCACGGAGCGGACCTGTCGGCGGAGGCGCGCGACGTCCTGCTCGACGTCCTCGCCGCCGCGCTCGCGGGCCACCTCACCACCGACGGTCCGGTGCAGGTGGACGATCCCGATCTCGGGTTGTCGCTGACGGCGGAGCCCGGCGCCGACACCGTGGTGCACTCCCCCGACGGCGATCTCACCGTGCACGGTTTCTCGTTGCGCACGTCGGTCACGGCATCGCTCGATCACAGTGCGGCGGCGCCATGA
- a CDS encoding TIGR02678 family protein, with protein sequence MSTSYASTVSGDVSGRRDAARALLQQPIVTAASERETFDLVRRHAPALKSMFADRLGYRLVVEPTFARLIKAPLGPTSPHRALRHADGTEFGAITYACLALVCAALLEPGTGERVSVDDLLEQVRADARENGIVFGDPVSEERNLAAALRVLEEWGVIAESGHGDEVSGDEVRGDGPHLDVHRDLLSQLLDTPLHGMPGPAAALARHEHEPAALRLYRRLVEDPFVARDELDDESATILARDRHELARMLENDFGLVLEVRAEGALAYDPAGVLTDEAFPGSGTLKHACLLLLAELTERFGDSAATTLHVDAHILDSVLADLAAVRSRTWKSIYVRDFALLRRDVVALLFRLGLARPHENGLELTAPAARYRPVPAESKCR encoded by the coding sequence ATGAGCACCTCGTACGCGAGCACGGTGTCCGGGGACGTCTCCGGTCGGCGGGACGCGGCGCGGGCGCTGCTGCAACAGCCGATCGTCACCGCCGCGAGCGAACGGGAGACCTTCGACCTCGTTCGGCGCCACGCCCCGGCCCTGAAGTCGATGTTCGCCGACCGCCTCGGATACCGGCTCGTCGTCGAACCGACCTTCGCCCGTCTGATCAAGGCACCGCTCGGGCCCACCTCACCGCACCGGGCGCTCCGCCACGCCGACGGCACCGAGTTCGGCGCGATCACCTACGCGTGTCTCGCGCTGGTGTGCGCGGCACTGCTCGAACCCGGGACCGGCGAGAGGGTGTCCGTCGACGACCTGCTCGAGCAGGTGCGCGCCGATGCGCGCGAGAACGGGATCGTGTTCGGCGACCCGGTGTCCGAGGAGCGGAACCTCGCTGCGGCCCTGCGCGTCCTCGAGGAATGGGGCGTGATCGCCGAGTCCGGTCACGGGGACGAGGTGAGCGGCGACGAGGTGAGGGGCGACGGGCCGCATCTCGACGTCCACCGCGACCTGCTCTCCCAGCTGCTCGACACTCCCCTCCATGGGATGCCCGGTCCCGCAGCGGCACTCGCACGTCATGAGCACGAACCCGCCGCTCTCCGCCTGTACCGCAGGCTCGTCGAGGACCCGTTCGTCGCGCGCGACGAACTGGACGACGAGTCGGCGACGATCCTCGCCCGCGACCGGCACGAGCTCGCCCGGATGCTGGAGAACGACTTCGGCCTCGTGCTCGAGGTGCGTGCCGAGGGCGCGCTCGCGTACGACCCGGCCGGCGTGCTCACCGACGAGGCGTTCCCGGGGTCGGGCACCCTGAAGCACGCCTGCCTGCTGCTCCTGGCCGAACTCACCGAACGGTTCGGCGACTCGGCGGCGACCACATTGCACGTCGACGCGCACATCCTCGACTCGGTTCTCGCCGATCTCGCCGCCGTGCGTTCCCGCACCTGGAAGAGCATCTACGTCCGCGATTTCGCGCTCCTGCGCCGGGACGTCGTGGCTCTGCTCTTCCGGCTCGGGCTGGCGCGACCGCACGAGAACGGACTCGAACTGACCGCACCCGCCGCCCGCTACCGCCCCGTCCCCGCCGAAAGCAAGTGTCGATGA